In one Paramisgurnus dabryanus chromosome 21, PD_genome_1.1, whole genome shotgun sequence genomic region, the following are encoded:
- the LOC135775491 gene encoding C-X-C chemokine receptor type 4 yields the protein MNNTNRENLPWQIRQVLVPTLDAMVMVIGLVGHSLVIYILTGYRRKNGSLLFQGTDTLLLALSASDLLLILCLPFHTAAIALGYWPFSRLLCKTISFLGVACSSASVLTLAALAVSRYLIVVHSTWSFRLRMERWIRFSAILMWVPAISLGAPQFAFRTVSSTPILCFAFLSNLSQVVYSAILFLVGFALPLIIIVVMYCKLYRFLQRTRLRGAAPQLERYQRQVTQTSALLVLVFTLCWLPSYIFMFLLACGTHSTQVYFAVIARLLASSSVVANPVLYAFMSHKFRQKMLALGRMQCRRCTCVSGRTIVQPFNPVEEETPS from the coding sequence ATGAATAACACCAATCGAGAAAATCTTCCATGGCAAATACGTCAGGTTCTGGTTCCTACTCTGGATGCAATGGTCATGGTGATCGGGTTGGTGGGCCACTCGCTAGTCATCTATATCCTGACCGGATACAGGAGAAAGAACGGATCCCTGTTATTTCAAGGAACAGATACATTACTTTTGGCCTTGAGCGCCTCGGATCTACTGCTCATCCTCTGCTTGCCCTTCCACACCGCTGCTATTGCATTAGGCTACTGGCCCTTCAGCAGGCTCCTTTGCAAAACCATCAGCTTCCTGGGCGTGGCCTGCAGCTCGGCGAGCGTACTGACCCTAGCCGCATTAGCGGTATCACGCTACCTCATTGTGGTGCACTCCACCTGGTCATTTCGTTTAAGAATGGAACGCTGGATCCGTTTTTCCGCGATTCTAATGTGGGTGCCGGCGATCTCACTGGGTGCACCTCAGTTCGCTTTCCGCACCGTGAGTTCTACTCCGATCCTCTGCTTTGCCTTTCTGTCGAACCTCAGCCAGGTGGTCTACAGTGCCATATTGTTCCTGGTCGGCTTTGCTCTGCCCTTGATCATCATTGTCGTCATGTACTGCAAACTTTACAGATTCCTACAGAGGACGCGACTGCGAGGTGCAGCGCCACAGCTGGAACGCTACCAACGACAGGTCACCCAGACGTCGGCCCTGTTGGTGTTGGTTTTTACCCTCTGCTGGTTGCCATCCTACATCTTCATGTTCCTGCTAGCTTGCGGTACACACAGCACACAAGTGTACTTTGCCGTCATCGCCCGCTTACTGGCTAGCTCCTCGGTCGTAGCCAATCCGGTGCTCTATGCTTTCATGTCCCACAAGTTCAGACAAAAAATGTTAGCATTAGGGCGAATGCAATGCAGACGTTGCacgtgtgtttcaggaagaacCATAGTGCAGCCATTTAACCCAGTGGAGGAGGAAACCCCTTCCTAA